The following DNA comes from Clostridia bacterium.
AGGGGTGCTGTTGATACTAATGGTTTTCATATCGCCAATTATCATTACGAAGATGTAGTAAAGTTCTCGATTTTATATGAAAAAACAAAATTAAAAAATCCTTCTATAGTCATTGATACCAATCATTCCAATTCCGGAAAAGACGCAATGCAGCAGATCAGAATTGTCAATGAAGTTCTCAACAATAAAAAGCATTTTTCTGATT
Coding sequences within:
- a CDS encoding 3-deoxy-7-phosphoheptulonate synthase, which encodes RGAVDTNGFHIANYHYEDVVKFSILYEKTKLKNPSIVIDTNHSNSGKDAMQQIRIVNEVLNNKKHFSDFAKYFKGFLIESYLLDGAQDIHGKEFGKSITDACLGWAKTEKLIMQMADKL